The DNA segment aaaaaaaaattgattatttctcAGTGTAAATTAATCTAATCCAGACACATTAGTCCTTTATGTCAGACAAAATTAACAGTGTAAACAAAATTGCAGAATAGTTTAACAAAAACACTTTAAAGaactaattaatgtaaaatctttaaaatttagGAGAACAAACTACAAAAGATTAAGATAGAATACTAAAATCAATCGCAGTTCTTTTTAAATATGACAGCTTGTATAACTCGTCAACAAATTATGCTAACTTCTTTATCTCACGCCTGTagcgaagaaagaaaaaggatatataaatcattttaaaattaagtagtTGGTGTTGTCTAAGACAGAATTAATGTTTCACATATACGTGAGAAATACCAAAATAAAGTCGATGAAGTATCAAAACACAAGCATAGGTGTTTTCATAGGCACAAATGGATGgtctacaaaaaattaaatggctAAGAAGGAATTAGTAAAAGGCTTTTCAAGATGATAAAGATTGACCAAACTTTCTTGCATTCGTACGAATTATTTTGGTCTACACAATCTAAAACTAAATCCTTTTTTACACTGTTACATCAAACAACACGTTCTCAGACAGTTGATTTGTATGAAAGCAGATAAAATATCACAAACAGAATGCCACAACATAATAACACCTAAAGGGAATCAACATTAATCCATATACACTAAAGTATATGTTACATTTTCAAGTTCGAAGATAAAAATCTACTATGTGAGTTCAGTGATCACTGAAATTTCACAACAACGCAAGAGATATCATCAGAACTTTTCCTGATCTTTGCTTCTTCGGTAAGCACCTTAGCTGCGGACCTGGCATCCTTAACATCTTTGATAGCACTAACTGCTTCTTGATTTGACATTACCTTCAATAGTTTCAATAAAAAAGATGTTATTAGTGCAGAATATGCATGTATCTGAgtgtttaaagaaaaaaaaaaggacacatATTCATTAGGTGTGTGCATTGTGATTTCTTCATTTATCAAATGTTACCTTCCATAACCCATCACTGGCTAGTATAAGAAACTCTGCATCATCTTCTATCATCTCCAAAGTTACATATGGTTCTGAGCTCAAATGTATCTTCAGGCTTTTGTCACCAAATGCCCTTGACACCGCCAACTGACCATCGACACGTGGAACATCCCCTAAATTGATCACAAAAGCAGTATCATTAGCACTGAATTAAAGTTTGCCATGAGCAATTCTTTTAATCATAATATGAaggattaaatatgtttttaatccgtATAGAAATGGTAATATGGTAATATACACTTCTAGTTCTTGAAAGGAAATTATCTGCCTTGGTGACTGATTGGTCATGGGCTCGAATCCAAAAACAACCTCTTTGGATATGCAAGGATAAAACACCATACAATGACCCTCTGGGCACTGGGGTacgttagttttttttttttttaacactctTTGAATTATGAAATGTATCATATGTGATCCTTAGAAAAGGAAGGGAGCAAAGAAGAGATGTCAATTGACACATTTCCATAAATGAAGGACCTAAAGAAGACCATTGTTTTTCTAGAGACTAAAAGCTATTTAAAGAaactaaacatatttaaaccctAATATCAAGAAGATAAGAAAAAGCAAAGAACCAACCATATGCTAGCAGAACTAAACTTAAACATCCATATAACAGGATGATTTTGTGCAAAACTTGGTTAAAATCAATGCAAAATTATCTTACATTTTAGAATGTCAACATACCTGGGAAGTTTGACACAAAACCACCTCTGTTTCTTATATCTTCACTTTCTATGCTTGGTTCATGATCCACTGATAGTTGTTTGGCCACGCCATTCTTGCATAAGACAGCCCGGGAATCCCCAATATTGGCCACTAGCAGCTCCTGACAGTTGATCAATATTGCAGTAACCGCAGTTGAACCCCCTCTACCCAATTCACCTGATTTGTCTAAAATAGTAGAATCAGTTATACCATATGCTCTCTTAACAGCCTCAGCAGGTTCTGTCCAGAAGTTAGGCTACATGAAGAAATGGGGGGAAACAGAGTCATGGACATGCATTagatttgaaaagtttaattttcatacactttcaatataatttttttaattttcatattattaaccaattaaaaatcatattaaatatgacttttaaagtaattattaaaaaagtcaATAACATTACCATATGATAATGTATGATTGAATGACAAAGTAAAGAGTCAGCGTATCTTTATCTCCACCTCAAACTAaatctttgaataaaaatccaaagccaaaacaaaaactagaacgatcaagaaaaatataccaataagtgaataaaaggaaaaagaaagggaaaaaacaGAAATTTCTCATAAAGACAATAATGACAAaatcttatcccactaggtgatgTTGGCTACATGGATTACACAACATTCAATACGGTTAAAAACCACTAGGTGATATTGGCTACATTGATTACAATACGGTTAAATACCAATGCTTCAGAGACTTCTCATATCAAGAGAAAATATTCCATTTCTAATctatttaaattcttattacATACTAATCAAATTCATTCAACTTGCACTGACATTGTTACTTTTTCAATTAGACTTTGAGGTCCAGTATAGTTTTTAGGCTTCACATCAACTCAGCTCACATATAGATTAAGTAACCATACAAGATTAGGAACCCTCATTACCTCTTTCAAGATATTATCAAACAAATGAGACTTCAAGTAATCAGGTACACTGTGACCTGAGTGGCCATCAAATATTGCAAATAAACCCAATTCATTGTCGTCAACTTGCTTGAATTGAGCAACAAGATAGTCTTCCATGGCATGACCTGATCTCCCCTTTACCAAGTGAAAGCCATGAGTTATGTTCTTCTTCATCTTGCTCTTTCCTTTACCAGAATCAGGATCAGATGAGCCCAAAACTTTTTCCTGCAAGCAACACAATCATATCAAAAGACAGTCAGAATAGAAAACCCAGAAAATTGAGAGTTATGAAACAATGAGAATCAGGTCTCTGAGAAATATCTGACTGAAAACTTTTGAACACGAGTACTCCACAAAGCAGAAACATAGACAATTTATCTAACAAAGTTCAATTTCTTGAAGCTTTGTGTCATTGATTGTAAAGCGTAATCaatcattataattattttctcatttCATACTTCCttagagggcgagccctggtgcagcggtaaagttgtgccttggtgacttgttggtcatgggttcgaatccggaaacagcctctttgcatatgcaagggtaaggctgcgtacattatccctcccccataccttcacatagcgaagagcctctgggcaaacaattcgaggcagaggagagaaagacccaaaaagactataagagaagttatcaagaaggatctcgaacttaatgatttggatagaagtatggtacttgatagaacattatgacggaagttgatccatgtagccgaccccacctagtgggataaggcgttgttattgttgttgttgttatactTCCTTAGCCTCCATTTACCTTAGTATTTCATTTCAATATCTTAATTTCTACACACCCTTTAATGTAGTTGTCTAAAAATCAACACCTAACTAGATAGCAGTTATTACTACTAATTATTAGGACCATCTGCATATATAGCATAAATCAGGTTGATTGATATTGCAGCTAGCTGGAATTAACAACTGGCTAAGATGATACTAAAGGCAACCCACTCTTCATAAGGGGTATAATTGACTTTTTCCATTCATTCTGAGTCCTTAATGGTCAAAAACACAGTTGTGGAACTGGGTATATATTGAACCCGTGATTCACTCTCCACCAGTGATGCAGGAGCATTTGATTCTAAAAGTTGCTGATGACcacataaaaattgattttctaaCCACTTTGACCAGCAGTAACCTTCCAACCATCTCCATTAATCAGCCAATTGAATACCAAAAATTTGATCATTCATACACCATAGCACAATAGATTTTGCAAATTTGCTGGAGCAAAATACTCTAATATCTTGGatttttatatcatataaacataCATATAGTGGTATATTACATTTAAGCAAAGAACGTAAACCTTTATGATAtgagttaattaattataaaaatggagCTACCAAGAGATACTATAGGCTATTCAGTTAATTATTTCTGATTCCGCAGTAAATTTTCAAACATAGACATAGCATAACCTGACATGAATATGATCACCTATTACGCAAGTTACATCACCAGTTTAATTAGTGACATAGTCTTCCCCTGTATATAGATCCGAATTTAGAATCCAGAAAGGTAAACAAACAGTGACAACAAAGACACAGTAAAATTACATATACAACCATAAAAAGCACGAAATATAACGACAGGGTTTATCAAAGAACTGATTGACAAAGATCTATCAACACCGAGAAATGAATAGAAACAAAGCCAAAGAATTAAGTGcacaaaattaaacatatgatatagcaatttttaatttaattaaatagttgTAACTAGTAAGCTATATAATGAGGTCCGTGTATATATGTACATACCTTCATCTTATGAAAAATTTCCCTGCCCGTCATAGTGGAGAGACCCTGAAGGGGTTTTATATAGAGATTTAATTAAGAGGGTGTGTTGTGTTGTGAGCGAGTGTGGCCACgtagagggggggggggggggggttgttttttttatgtatatatgtatatgtatattttttttggggtgGTGCACGCAATGAGAGAGGCTAATTAAGAAGAAGACAGGGGAGAGAAGAGGTGAAGAggtggagaaagagaagagaatagAACTATAGAAGTGAGAAGGGATCTTAGGAAGAAGAGAAAGACGAGTGTGTTTTGTGAGATGATGAGGATCATTGTCGCGTTGACACGACTTTTTTTCTACTTCCCAATACCATGCCGCGTACGTCGCAATGACGAAGACGCGTTCGCACCCACACTTGGCGGTGTTCCATTGGGTGCCTGTCCCCTCCTTGTCCACTTTTGAGTTCATCATTAAATTAAAGTGTACCGCTTTATTAACCATTGTCAATTTAGtattaaatatcattaaaaataaaatagttaatgtaattaatatatttgtaaatattcatttttatatatcaaaatgtATATTCATCCCAgaaacattaaaattttcaattttaatccttcaaaatgaaaaaaatatgataaatatatttattttctatatattacTTGTCAGAGTTTAAGTGATATATTAAAGGATAAATTTATCAGTGTTCTACAAATAATTGTTTACTTAAAAAGTAAgtcaattttcatattttttttcttttttttttaataattacaaacataatattacaagtatttaaaaaataagaaaataaaaataagttagaacaaatataataataaatataatatatttattggtcTGAAATTTCTATCGTGATAATATTAGATAGTGAAAAAATCAAGTtgagtctcatttttttttgtaaggattAACTTAATAGCTAtgtattttttagtttcaaCTTGATTTTGTCATTATCTAATATTATCACATTCGAAATTTTAGAGCAacaaacaattatatttatttatcaatattatgtttgttttaacttatggttgttttttttttttagtgtttatagTAATGATATCCTTACAACGAttaaaaaagggagaaaagatGAAGATTTATTTTTGTCCCTAAGTGTATAGAACGTTGACATCCTTGAATGTATCACACAGGCTCTTTCATTAATGCTAATGGATGAAAATTAACGGATGAATGAATTTGTCGTActtttttttccacttttaaagactaaaatttgaatttttatcttttgaagaTAAATTTATCTGTGTCTTACACATTTAAGGacgaaaatgattatttattgttaatatattttttgctttaaattttaatcaaggatCTTATTTGATGAtaggttaattatatttttatgttcatTTTGAACATTTCTAGAATTCAACCTTtagtctttaaataaaaatttgatcagcctttgttcttgaattttttttccgttcatattttttatttctttcgtCAAATATTGCCATTAAGTGAGATGCAgcgttaatttttaatttggtatTATATTTGTGGcggttaatttttattagaatgtGTATTCTTACGTGAATATGATACAAATATTTGCCGCGAtgatacatttttaaaaaaattgtttttaaattatatacaaattaaactTTCTTTGTCTTTGCTTTACCCAATGTCAATTTTTACCCTGAACATTATATACATGAGACTCAAAATACTCAATTAGTCAATATGTTTTCCCTTTTagtatgattattttatttcctttatttattttttcataacaggatgatttggtattttttattgataataagTGGATTAGTATGTTTGAACTGTGCAGTTTTttagtattttcatattgattgtattttgataatgagttaaaatataaaaatctacTTGCTAAGAGTTTGCTTATTATGTTATCACAGGAGATAAAGTACCAACATTTTGTTATTTAGAGTGAATTATACAACAAGTGCATAAGAAAAAGATGGACAATATGTCTCTAGCAAAGTTAAGGACTTCattgtaagtattttttattaatattgtttaTGTTAATCTATTTGCTATTATCATCTAACTAAAATTCTATTAATTTGTTGTACAAATCATATGAGAGTGTTGTAACAGAGAAATATGaagaagataaaaacaaaaacattccaCAGTCAACTCTGACAGTTTGATTAAAAGTGACtgctgaaaacaaaaaaagataaactccACAACATGAATCAGCTTGGAGCTTATCAGTGGTTCTCCACAGGGTCATCTTCAATAGTTGCAAGTCCATCTTTCACAAATTCTACACATTCCACAGAAGACATTAATGCAATAATTATATAGATGTCTCAAATGCAGATGCAAACACAATTGCAAATACAAAGACATTCACTACATCAATCATTGCAAACACAAATGACAAACATGTAGTTACAAATGTTAACACAAATGCAAATGCAAACACAAATGGAGTTTTTTCGAAAAGAGATATTGAAACACcttgatatttgtttttctatattaaataaatatatgtaacattaaaaaaatgtttttaataattaaataaataaataaatattatttttggttattattgagggaaaataaaatgagtttatgttaaaaaaaaatgagttttcttAAGCATGTTTAAGTGAGCTTTGGCCTTGTGTGTTAGTggattttttctctcttaaagaCTCGTTAACATAAGCTTAACTCTTAACAAATGGTATAAGAGTCTCATTTTCTCCCTAAGCAAAAATCTAGCCtttttcttgttcttctctATTCTCGGAATCCTTGCTACCATGAAACTGTCGGAGGAATCGTTGCACAGAGCCCCATCAAAACCTTGAGTTACAGTTGATAGGAGTGTCTCTTTGTTTTGTCTTCCCAATTTGAAGGTaaggggtggggggggggggggggactgATAATTTCTCTTCTTTGCATAAACCTAAGTAGAGTTTGTATTTTTCCCCTTAGATATTGTGTCCCTTTAGATTTTAATGGATTATTCACATATTTTCTTGCCATGATAAGTCGATTTTCTACACTTTATAAAGTGAATGCGTGAAAATTGTGTGACGGTGGATTTTCCATACTTGATAAATTTGTCTTTCaatcttgttgatttttttgttactttCTAAAATTTCCGATGCGCATTGTGTACATGTACATATTGGCACTTTTACTTCACaagcttttgtttttcttccacACCCACGATTTCTCTTGAAATGCATAGATGTAGTggttattagaaatttgaattgaccAAAGCTTTAATCACATTATGTATTTAGGCATATAGTAGATTGGAATTGATCTAAATAGTTTAATTGGAATTGACCGAAGATTCCTAGTAGATTGTGTTGTGTATTCttagataataatatatataaattcatgtATACTTATTTTATATCTATATACACATATTGTTTTAAGAATGAGTTTAATGTCTATGCATTGATggtgtaaaatagttttacgctgtcatccaatcacaaattatcgtttgaattactttaagataattattttaaaaatcaacaaacttatcatatattgTAACACTACAAGAAGTACTACATATGATAGCATTTTCTTAGCAACATCAATAGAAATGTTGCAAATGTTAATAAAATGACTTAgttaagtttttcatacctgGAAAATGGCAGAGGGTGTCAGGAACGGGGTTGACAACATTTCCCTTCTCCATAGTGAGGCATTCACCTTCctgcaataataaaaaaacatttttagtcAATAGTGTGTTTTGAGGGGTTAAGAGAAGGAGTACTATAGTTTATAATGTGGGTTGTTACCGTTGGAGATCGTGGACGACGGATTCGAGGTGAGGGTATTGGTGGGGTAAAGTGAGGTTAAGAAGAGCGTTGATTGTGGGTGAGAAGGAACTTAGAAGGCACATTAAAAGAATGTAGGTGGCGGGGAACATTGTTCTTTTGAGCAACAAAcaattatgatgatgatgagtttGGGTGTGGCACGATGTGATCGACAGTGGTGGCACGACGTGGTCGACGGTGGTGGCACGGTGGTGGTGGTTTCCATTGAAGAAGGGGATAAAGGGAAGAAGGTGATGATATGACTCTGAGGTGTCAATGATAAGGCTTAATGACGTGACACTTTGTCTGTCACGTCATCACTTAACAAAAAGAGACTAACGACAGGCACTAtgttgaaacataaaaaaatttcaggtACTTAGTtgcaaaaaaatgaatattaggtaataatataaaaatgatctatttttccaggtataaaaaacttaattaagcctTAATAAAATAGTATGAATTGGTAACatttatatgaataaatattgCAATTAGTCACTCTAAAATAAATGTTGCAATTAGTCGGttacaatcttttttttttgtgaattattAGTTGGTTACCCTCTAATATTGTTGTGTTggtgttttatattttcattatatttttactttttgattCCTTTCTCACAATACCTCTCTCGCATTCTCACACTCTCACTCCAGCGATTCCTTTGTCGATGCACCACTTTCACTCTCGCGTTCCTCCATCCCTCTCTATCAACTCCTCTTCATGTCATTCTCCTTTAGCTTCTCGCTCATCgatgttttttatttctctttttaatcCCACTTCAACCTTTTGCAagaatatatttcaatttcatcAATTTGTTTAACACTTTGCAATGCCTTAACCATCCGCAATGAGGTGCTTTAATTTCTC comes from the Glycine soja cultivar W05 chromosome 6, ASM419377v2, whole genome shotgun sequence genome and includes:
- the LOC114416841 gene encoding probable protein phosphatase 2C 39 — protein: MTGREIFHKMKEKVLGSSDPDSGKGKSKMKKNITHGFHLVKGRSGHAMEDYLVAQFKQVDDNELGLFAIFDGHSGHSVPDYLKSHLFDNILKEPNFWTEPAEAVKRAYGITDSTILDKSGELGRGGSTAVTAILINCQELLVANIGDSRAVLCKNGVAKQLSVDHEPSIESEDIRNRGGFVSNFPGDVPRVDGQLAVSRAFGDKSLKIHLSSEPYVTLEMIEDDAEFLILASDGLWKVMSNQEAVSAIKDVKDARSAAKVLTEEAKIRKSSDDISCVVVKFQ